CTAGCACATTGGAATAGCACATTGAAGTTTAATCTTGGAATTTGTAGCCAATCGACTCTGTATTTTAAGTGATCATGTCCTTGGTTGTCCATGGTCAACCCTGAACAATTACAGTAACTGTGCTGGCCAGGCAACTAATAGTCAGGCCACTGTAAAACTGACATCCTGATTCTCTCATAACCAGAGGGTCACTGCAGGGTGGGACATCACACGGGTGACACTGAGCTTGCATCCCAACTGTTATgtactatgtaggaaatagggtgccttTTTGGATACAAACACTGTCTTAGTACCAGAAGGTCACTGCACGGTGAGACAGAACATAGTTGACAGTGCGTTGACACTTCCCTCACAATTCACACTGGGCCCGTGGCAGACCTGGACAAAGTACCACACATATAGTATGAGTACAATACCTTCAAATCTATCCTCAATATGAAAGTATCTCACTCACAGACACTGATCTCCCCAGAGAGGgagcatttatttatttacttttatagATGACCACACAACTGAAGGAGACGGAAGTGTGAATTTCAAGGCTGATTACTGTCTCCACCGCCACACCAAGAACATAGGTTAGAGATCATTTAGATAGGTATACTGTTTATACACCTAATTCATTCCTCTGCTCTCAAGAGGAATCACGGGAGAatatgtgtgtacacacacactacagtataCTGTGTACACATGTAAAGGACGTCATGCTGATTGCTTAGCGAGTACCAATTCTTCCAGATTGAGCCCATACCTGACGCAAACTCAGGACCTCTGCCTTGCTAACACACATGACCTCCCTCCTGAAGCATTTTACCAGTCGGCGCCTCGTGAAAAGCTAGCTATTCGCTGGCGCAAGAAgtgacacttcaggctgaggagtacatttcacacatccccatgtgcgacacacacaaagactcacAGCTCAAGACTAATGAGGAAAACAGCCGAGCCATGACCTGGATCGGTACCGGATCATGTAATTGCAGCCATCAGTAGAAAAGGTGGCAGAGAGCCAAAGTAGACTACAAGTCTGTCTGATCTTCAGTGCGGGCAGAGTTTGGCTAAAGTATAAATGACCTTTCACTAGACTAGAGATTCGTTAAAAAATAGATGCTAGAAtagaagcttcatgaaatggaatGTCAGAGGTTGACAAAATGTCTGAGGATGAGGGATGCAACTTACTACTGTAATCTATATCATTTTGGAATGTTAGAGATATAAAAGCCTTCCCTCAATGTTCCACATTCCTTAGACAAGCGATTTGATATGGGACACAATACATTTTGTGACAAACAAATTGCAGTATCATCATCTCAGAATTTGTTCTCAAGGGTACCATTCAGTGTTTgactttctttttttaaacatttattctCCAGCCTTCACGTGTCCCTTCCAAATTAGGGCCCGACTTTTGTGAGAGCTGAGGACACATTTTGGTAGAAAAATAACTCAAAGCATCGATGATATAGACTCTCTACATAATTTCCCAGAGACCCAAGACCGTAGCATCACAGATAAAACATTTCTTAAGTGATAAAGAGATGCAATAAGACTGATAAAGCAACAAGatacaaataaataatcaaatacgAGGCAATCAATTTTTTCCAACAACAATTCAATGTCAATTGAATGTATTTACATTACACTTTTGTGCAAAAAACACATGGATTCAAAAGACCTTACATTATGAGCTGATCATTTCAAGGCACATATAATATATTACCATAACATATTTGTTTTGCTGAACATAAACTCAAATAGTTGCTTTGTATCCAACTATCTTGACAGATGTGCTTGTTGATCTTTCATTCTCAACTATACGACGTACAGCTTCCTTATGCTTTAATTATGCTTTAATTTTCGTTTTTTTGGAAAGCATAAGATACAAACCTATGACCTGTGCATGATTTGCTGAGTCAAGCTGGtttttttaaacagcttgggaaacaATCAAAAAGGTTCAACAAACTCCATTACTACAGTAGCCTACTACCATTTCATGAACAGTATTTCCAAGTTGTGGTGAATGACCACTGGCCAACAACATAACCGCGTGTTGTTACTGAAATAAGTACTTGAATCAGATGCCACatgtatcaagcatctcagaataggagtgctgatctaggatcagtgtaGCCAATTTTGTATAAGATGACAGAGGGGGacgtgatcctagatcagcacatcTAATCTGAGACACTTTATGTCTACCAGCCCTGGAATCCATGCAGCCATTTGACCAACACTTCTCAAAACTGTGTTCATAGAAATGTGTCTTTGTTATGTAGATGAGATGATGAAAGAGAGACACTCACTGCAGTATTACTTACATAGGCAGAACTACTATTCAATACTCAGCAATGTCCAAGCAAATAAAAAGATCAAGAATCATGAATGAATCATTGACAATAATGAAAAATTCTGCCCTCTTGTGGTGCATTTGAATGAACagattctctccctctttccctttctctttccctccaccttcctagactctctcccattctctctcaaATCCTTACTGTGAGAAAATATGTATCCCCAAAGCTCATTTCCTGAATGGTTggtcctttctctctgtcacattGAGTTGCCACATCAAGTCTATGACATAAACCCTTTTTGTTTTAATTTCCTATGCCAAAACATGGGATGTAGATATATCTGTTATGGACATTGTGCATGTTAGACTCATTACTGGCTAGGCTATTTTTATAGGAATGAGTAGACCGTCTGACTATCATATGACTTCCACATGGCCCAATCTTTATGGAGCTCAAAATATAAGATGATGAAAGAAAGCTCTGATTGTAAAGAACTGTCTGCACAGAACCGAGTTACACAACTTTGAGAAATAAATAACTTATAAATCAATTAGCATTTTTTACTAAGGGAATATAAAAGTTAGCTGAATTCAACATTATAGCCCAGCCGGTGTATAAATTACATTGCAGACACAGAGGTCTTTGAAATATACTTTtcagtgtactgtatgtagttAAGTGTATTTGTTAATACAAAGGGGGTTCTATAACACTCTGCTATGCAAAACCATCATGTACGGCAAAAGTCTGCGTCTGCTTGAACATTGTTCTTGCAGTATACTGTGCTATTGCTTCCCAGAGGGCAGTCTCTGAAGCCAATGCCCCCATTAGGGGTATAAATGGGCTGTATGCGGTAGTCTCCCTTGAGGAGCTGCTCGTTGTTCAGGGACGCTATCTGGAAGCTGGTCTCAGTCATTTCCAGTATAGAGTTATCCTTTTTGGTTCCTGCCTCGCAGTAGTCGTCTTTTCTCCTGCCCTTATTGTATTTCCACTTGGCCGAGGACGACCGGCCCTTCTTGTGCATGTGCCAGCAGAATATGCTAAGGAGAAGCACCAGAACTACGATCACGGCCCCTCCGATGAGGCCAGCCAGAAGAAAGGGAGAACTGGGGTCCTGCTGGGTGGCCTGCTCCGGCCCCGGTGGCCCTGTATTATTACCTTGGCCATAGGAGACCGGCTTAGTCACAGCCTCTGAACACACTGTATCATCCTTGGGCCGGTAGTTATTGAACGCATCCAACGGGATGACACAGATCCGGTAGGTGGACTTAGGCTTGAGGTTGACCAAACGTATGCCCCGGTGCTCCCCTCCCACCATCCTCTCCCTCACTGTGTCTCCAGACAGGCTGGGACCCATCTTGGCCCAGGTGACCTTGTAGGCTGTGACAGGAAAGGAGGCCACCCAGCTGACGTGGATGGCTGAACCATTGAGTATGGTGAACTTGATCTGCAGGGTCTCCCGCTCAGGGTCCAGGGGTGGCAGGttagtcctctgttccccatctctggaaggggaggaggggaggagaggggggttatGTGTGGGTGATAAGGGGAGCCttaatgggggagagagagactctgtgTCTGAGGGGTAGcctgtggaggagggagggaagcggGTGGTGAGGCCTGGCGAGGTGGGGGGCAAGTGGGTGGGCAGCAGGGCAGCCGTGGTGCTGCGAGGGCACTGGATGAGCTCGGTGTTCAGCTCTCTGATTACCATGCCCCGGACAGTTTCGGGCTTCTGGCACATGAAGCCGCGCACGTTGAGGGAGACTGGCAGAGACTTTAACCACAGTATGACCCAGTTAATGCTGCAGTCACACAGCCAAAGGTTGTTACGAACAGTGAGCTGTCTGAGGCTGACGAGGCCATCAAAGACCCCCTCTGTCAGGGACTGCAGCTGGTTGTTGGAAATATCTAGCCTCTCCAGCTTTCTCAGCCCCGCGAAGGCCGTCACAGGGATCTCATTCATCTGATTATCCTGAAAGTTCAGCTTCACCAGAACATCCCCTGGGAGAAGTGGGGGCGGGTAGGTGAGGGAGTTCCGCGCCAGAGACAGCTCCCGTAGTGTCACCAGGTCCTGGAAGGTTCCAGGGGCCACACCCTCATCCGTCAGCAGGTTCCCGTCCAGCAGGAGGCGCTCTAACCTCGTCACATTCCTGAGCGCCTCCTCGGTGATCACTGCAATCCGGTTCTCGTCCAATCGCAACTCTTTGAGGTCCTCAGGGAGACCAATAGGGACACTGCTCAGGTGGTTCTTGGTGAGGAAGAGCATCTTGAGGCTGACGGCCTCCCTGAATGCCCCTTCTTCCACCCCAACTGTGGAGATAGAGTTATCGTCCAGGTGGAGCTCCTCCAGCCACAGCAGCTGAGCCAGCGCGGCCCTGGAGATGGTCTGGATGTTGTTCTCCTGCAGGTGCAGTACCCGTACATTCTTGGGCAGGTTGATAGGAAACTCGTCCAGCTGGTTACCATAGAGATAGACAGTCTCCACGGAGGCGACGTTGTGAAGCTCCGAGGGGAAGCCGGCATTGTTGATCTGGTTGTTGTGGAGGTAGAGGGTCTTGTAGCCCTCTCCGATCCCTAGAGGCACCGAGGTCAGGCTCCTCTCATTGCAGTAAACAAAGGTCCTGTCACAGCGGCACTCCTCTGGGCAGCTTGAGCCAGACGCCCGGTAGAACTGCATGTGCAGGCCCAGCAGTATGGGTATCCATGGCCTGAGGAAAGAGGCCCAGTCCTTATTCCACACGCGCAATGGATGTAGCTCCATTATAAACGATAGGTCAGAACTGATGGAGCTgtcgttaaaagaacgacaaatGACAATCACAACAGCCAGTAGCAAAAGAGGGAAAAAAagaacaaaatagtaaaaatccaCCCGAATAAAAAAGTTCTGTAACCAGCCGTGAATGCTTAGTTTGCTGCTCCAGCAGTAAGCAGTGGTGGAGCGGCAGCAGCAGTGCTGGAAAAGGCCTCTGGTGGTAATTCCTCCGTAATTGCCTGTCCTAAGCGTCCTAACACAAGAGCAATGGTCTCATTAAGCAATGTGCCTCCTTCACCGGCCGCCATCCACACTCACTAGCTCGCTACGGGGGATGATAGCAAAGCTCATCACATTTTCACTCTCAGTCAGCCGCCGCAGTGCACTGTAAGGGCCAATTTAAAATGGTGGCTACCAGAGAGCCATGTATGGTACACTCAGGGTTATCATCGGAGAgacccctccttctccttctcttcctctctctctgtctttcactctcttgtTGTTTCACTCGCTCACGTTACACACGGCTGGGCCCAGACTGATGCTGCCTCCGTTGGAATTGACATTTGGATCCAGAGGCCTATTTTCAAAGAGACAAATGGAGAAATCAGTTGGATGATCTTAGAATGCATGCTTTCCCTCTAAATTAACAGAAAGGAAGACTTCAATTTCTATCCCTCAAATACAAAGTGAAGCATTGTAAATGAGAGAGAACAGACTCAAAATGAATTGACGTATGCATCACATCTTGTGAAGCATATCTTTCAACAAAAGTTTACCAGACCTATGCTTTTCAACAATATCATGTTGACAGACTAGTGGATGGTAAATATGATAGACACTTATTTCATATCCTTCACCAGACATGTGTTGCAGCAGTGGATGTTATATAAAACAGTGAATGTTGAATAATGCTCTTGTTGTAAAAAATAATGTAACACTTTACATGACAGTTTCCTTACAGCTATAATTACGTCATGAAACAGCTGGCCATTGTGATCTGTAGCATAGTATTACAAATGAATCACAGGTAGAAGTGTCAATGGAAATGTCCATTTTCTAACAGCAGTGTAATATTTTATTTCTGTCAATTTGGTTGTAAGCTTTCAATGAAAGTGAAAATGGAACACAATGTGAATCATTTGTAGGTTTAATCCAATTGTGGCCATATAATAATGGAACAATGGAAACATTATTGTATGGAGTTGCGCATTTTCAGTGCTGTGAAAAGGGTATTTTCCCCCTTTCTAATTTTctctacttttgcatatttttgatactgaatgttatcagatcttcaaccaaaacctgaTAGATAAAGGTAACCTGAGTGAtcaaataacacaacaattacatactcatttaatttatttcataaacaaatttatgcaacacccaatgatCCTGTGCaaaaaaaagtaattgcccccttacactcaataactggttgtgccacccttagctgcaatgactccaaccaaacacttcctgtagtcgTCGATCAGTCACTCATGTCACtgtgggggaattttggcccacacTTGCATGCAGAATTGCTTTAACTCAGTTATATTTGttggttttcaagcatgaactgctcgcttcaagtcctgccacaacatctcaattgggattatgTCTGGTCTTTTGATTAGGCAATTCCTAAAtgtaaaatgtgttgttttttagccattttcatgtagactttattgaatgttttggatcattgtctggCTGCATAACCCAGCTGCGTTTCAACtcacagacagatggcctgacattctcctgtataattctctgatacagagcagttatacttttgactcatctgtccatagaacagtcttgatgatcatccaggtgcttccagGTTCTTTCTGGCAAATTTCAGTCAACTTTTTAGACAAGATGGGTCCCATTTTGTCTGgcaaaaaccaaacactgcattccacagtaaaaACTTCATACCAATGGTcaagaatggtggtggtagtatgatGGTTTggagatgctttgctgcctcaggacctggacgacttgccttaatagaaggaacattgaattctgctctgtatcaagGATTCTACAGGATAATGTCAGGCCATACATCTGTGAGGTGAAGCTTGAAGCACAgttgggtcatgcagcaagacaatggtcccaatttttatttattttgtatatttatttaactaggcaagtcagttaagaacaaattcttatgttcaatgacggcctaggaacaatgggttaactgccttgttcaggggcagaacgacagattattatttaaaaaatgtattataattattaattaattaatatatatttttaactttGTAAGCTTTGGGATTTgattttgcaacctttcggttacaatgctctaaccactaggctacctgtcgccccaaaACAAATAATCAAGTCTACATAGAAATGGTTAAAAAGCAACACATTTCAAGATTTGgcatggcctagtcaaagtccagacctaatcccaaatGAGATTTTGTAGCAGGACTGGAAATGAAATCAAAATTCttccacagcgatgtgagagaATAAATAACAACTACAGCGAgcatttggggtggcaggtagcctagagtttagagcattgggccagtaaccaaaaggttgctggatcaaatccctgagctgatatggtaaaaatctgtcgttctgcctctgaacaaggcagttaatccacttttccctggtaggctgtcattgtaagtagGAATTTGATCTTAATTggcttgcctagtcaaataaagctTTAAACAATGGTTGTAGTCATTGGAGCTAAAGGTGGTACAATAcattattgagtgtaagggggcaatacATTTTTCACACAGAgtgttaattaaataaataagtatactttttggggggttatttgtaaactcaggttccctttatctaatattaggttttgattGAAGATCTAATAACATTCAGTATAAACAGGGTTGgctaggttactttctaaatgtaatccattacagttactagttacctgtccacaTTTTTTATCAGTaaatattccagaaaatgatgtcatggctttagaagattctgataggctaattgacatcatttgaggtgtacctgtggatgtatttcaagatctaccttcaaactcagtacctcgttgcttgacatcaagggaaaatcaaaagaaaccagccaagacctcagaaacaaaattgtagatctccacaagtctggttcatccttgggtgcaatttacaaacgcctgaaggtaccatgttcatctgtacaaacaatagtacgcaagtataaacaccctgggaccacgcagccatcataccgctcaggaagaagacgcgttaTGTCTCctatcaaatgatgtcaattagcctatcagaaatcttctaaagccatgacatcattttctggaattttccaagctgtttaaaggcagagtcaacttag
This sequence is a window from Oncorhynchus gorbuscha isolate QuinsamMale2020 ecotype Even-year linkage group LG17, OgorEven_v1.0, whole genome shotgun sequence. Protein-coding genes within it:
- the si:dkey-87k14.1 gene encoding leucine-rich repeat transmembrane protein FLRT2; this translates as MELHPLRVWNKDWASFLRPWIPILLGLHMQFYRASGSSCPEECRCDRTFVYCNERSLTSVPLGIGEGYKTLYLHNNQINNAGFPSELHNVASVETVYLYGNQLDEFPINLPKNVRVLHLQENNIQTISRAALAQLLWLEELHLDDNSISTVGVEEGAFREAVSLKMLFLTKNHLSSVPIGLPEDLKELRLDENRIAVITEEALRNVTRLERLLLDGNLLTDEGVAPGTFQDLVTLRELSLARNSLTYPPPLLPGDVLVKLNFQDNQMNEIPVTAFAGLRKLERLDISNNQLQSLTEGVFDGLVSLRQLTVRNNLWLCDCSINWVILWLKSLPVSLNVRGFMCQKPETVRGMVIRELNTELIQCPRSTTAALLPTHLPPTSPGLTTRFPPSSTGYPSDTESLSPPLRLPLSPTHNPPLLPSSPSRDGEQRTNLPPLDPERETLQIKFTILNGSAIHVSWVASFPVTAYKVTWAKMGPSLSGDTVRERMVGGEHRGIRLVNLKPKSTYRICVIPLDAFNNYRPKDDTVCSEAVTKPVSYGQGNNTGPPGPEQATQQDPSSPFLLAGLIGGAVIVVLVLLLSIFCWHMHKKGRSSSAKWKYNKGRRKDDYCEAGTKKDNSILEMTETSFQIASLNNEQLLKGDYRIQPIYTPNGGIGFRDCPLGSNSTVYCKNNVQADADFCRT